One genomic segment of Aquamicrobium lusatiense includes these proteins:
- a CDS encoding ATP-binding protein, producing the protein MKSLRNRLVLLLIIAIVTVVGLATFAASRALQPPLPAVTIEPVARQLHLLAALAERDRQDALSIGIRLQDQPAGGIEIERMSQFLNKAMEKTGAARAVTVTQASSTSPLIASVQLDSGAWLISEVPGFGPPQSGGWVLAGWSILIVLGSTAVSIFAASKIIRPLQILEDAINRIGPDGVIPPIPETGSGEVRATAHALNSLSGRLKSAIESRMRLVAAAGHDLRTPMTRMRLRAEFVADDAEREKWLADLQELDAIADSAIRLVKEEVGSDNRETVRLGSLVQEIVDELIPLGYKVTPPSLASLPVAAGPIALKRALRNLIINAATHGGGASIQLEVEGDDAVIKIRDRGPGIPEELLDQVFEPFFRVDAARRKIMPGAGLGLAISKEIIERFRGTITIANSTKPKGLVQTVKLPLARSEERI; encoded by the coding sequence ATGAAATCGCTGCGCAATCGTCTTGTCCTGCTTCTGATCATCGCCATCGTGACGGTGGTTGGCCTCGCGACCTTCGCAGCGAGCCGCGCCTTGCAGCCTCCATTACCCGCGGTGACGATCGAACCGGTGGCGCGCCAGCTTCACTTGCTGGCTGCGCTCGCTGAGAGGGACAGGCAGGATGCCCTTAGCATAGGCATCAGGCTGCAGGATCAACCGGCTGGGGGCATCGAAATCGAGAGAATGTCTCAGTTTCTCAACAAAGCAATGGAGAAGACAGGGGCGGCCAGGGCTGTCACAGTTACTCAGGCTTCCAGTACATCGCCACTCATCGCCTCAGTTCAACTGGACAGCGGCGCCTGGCTTATCTCAGAAGTTCCCGGTTTCGGCCCCCCCCAGAGCGGTGGGTGGGTGCTGGCAGGCTGGAGCATCCTGATCGTTCTCGGCAGTACCGCGGTTTCGATATTTGCTGCTTCCAAGATCATCAGGCCACTGCAGATACTGGAAGATGCTATCAACCGCATCGGACCGGACGGAGTAATTCCTCCAATTCCCGAAACCGGATCTGGTGAAGTGCGGGCGACCGCCCATGCGCTCAATTCCTTGTCGGGTCGCCTGAAATCGGCGATCGAAAGCCGTATGCGGCTCGTGGCCGCCGCCGGCCACGACCTGCGCACACCGATGACACGCATGCGACTGAGAGCCGAGTTCGTCGCTGACGACGCGGAACGCGAGAAATGGTTAGCCGATCTTCAGGAGCTTGATGCGATCGCAGACAGCGCCATTCGGCTGGTAAAAGAGGAAGTCGGCAGCGACAATCGCGAGACTGTCCGTCTCGGTTCGCTTGTTCAGGAGATTGTCGATGAACTCATTCCTCTGGGATACAAAGTGACGCCGCCTTCCCTGGCCTCCCTCCCGGTTGCTGCGGGCCCTATTGCCTTGAAACGAGCGCTGCGCAATCTCATTATAAACGCCGCGACGCATGGTGGGGGTGCCTCGATCCAGCTTGAAGTCGAGGGCGACGACGCGGTCATCAAAATCCGCGACAGAGGTCCGGGGATCCCAGAAGAGCTGCTCGACCAGGTGTTCGAGCCGTTCTTTCGCGTCGATGCCGCACGCCGCAAAATTATGCCTGGAGCCGGCCTTGGCCTCGCTATCAGCAAGGAAATCATTGAGCGGTTTCGGGGAACGATCACAATCGCCAACTCCACCAAACCCAAAGGCCTGGTTCAGACCGTCAAATTGCCTCTCGCCCGAAGCGAGGAGCGAATTTGA
- a CDS encoding Arc family DNA-binding protein has translation MAKGPAQPQDKYVVRFPDGMREKLKGLATEHKRSLNAEIIARLAEFEEMDARLYDALEENERLTAEVSALRVIKAQFNEIGDRLFDESGNVKPFVVVPPDLLDRIRRAANGSYRTIDAEVIATLEEAYPNTSAFLRDLKFFYFQWGSGTWHTVDEDSWARFKSGEVPKHIADRMSERDNYFAVAVIDAECGLVNVIPHNYHISDGGAVWAAYELLTDEEKENYARLMTSANMKEEDEKRIKELRDKMAPAISLPPDAISHLRQMLSGLAPDDELDVIFERLA, from the coding sequence ATGGCAAAGGGACCCGCCCAACCTCAGGACAAGTACGTTGTTCGATTCCCTGACGGGATGCGGGAGAAGCTCAAAGGGCTGGCCACGGAACACAAGCGATCTCTCAACGCTGAGATCATTGCGCGCTTGGCTGAATTTGAGGAAATGGACGCGCGTCTCTACGATGCCCTCGAAGAGAACGAGCGGTTGACCGCTGAAGTATCGGCGCTGCGCGTGATCAAAGCCCAATTCAACGAGATCGGGGATCGCCTCTTTGACGAAAGTGGCAACGTGAAACCGTTTGTGGTTGTTCCTCCCGATTTGTTGGACCGCATCCGCAGGGCCGCAAATGGAAGCTATCGGACTATAGATGCCGAGGTAATAGCTACACTTGAGGAGGCCTACCCCAACACGTCTGCTTTCCTTCGGGATTTGAAGTTTTTCTATTTTCAATGGGGGTCAGGCACATGGCACACGGTCGATGAAGACTCGTGGGCGCGGTTTAAATCTGGAGAAGTGCCTAAGCACATTGCGGACAGAATGAGCGAAAGAGACAACTACTTTGCTGTCGCGGTGATCGATGCGGAATGCGGTCTAGTAAATGTAATTCCGCATAATTATCATATTAGCGATGGTGGGGCTGTTTGGGCGGCATACGAGTTGCTTACAGATGAGGAGAAAGAAAATTACGCCCGATTGATGACCTCAGCCAACATGAAAGAAGAGGACGAGAAAAGAATTAAGGAGCTTCGAGACAAGATGGCTCCAGCGATATCGCTACCGCCAGACGCGATTTCCCATCTGCGCCAGATGTTGAGCGGACTTGCACCTGATGATGAGCTTGATGTCATCTTTGAGCGGTTAGCTTAA
- a CDS encoding Arc family DNA-binding protein: MKQVSASGGPDKYTLRLPDGMRTRIRERAVANKRSMNSEIIHVLDCAIRSENEKGPAEAATSPSHITHQPG; this comes from the coding sequence GTGAAGCAAGTTTCTGCCAGCGGCGGCCCCGACAAATACACCCTTCGCCTGCCAGACGGCATGCGAACCCGCATTCGTGAGCGTGCCGTGGCAAATAAGCGCTCCATGAACTCGGAAATTATCCACGTTCTTGACTGCGCCATTCGGAGCGAGAACGAAAAAGGCCCGGCAGAGGCGGCCACCTCTCCGAGCCATATCACCCACCAACCCGGTTAA
- a CDS encoding tyrosine-type recombinase/integrase: MAKLTKGYLDGLEARTTPYFVWCSELPGFGARVFPNGRKTFYVDYYNSDGQRKRMSIGPFGKLTVDEARKLARINLGNALAGEDPATERKTRRGSITLSELCDRYVEAADKGLIIGRSGQPKKPSTLYSDKGRIDQHIKPLLGRKLVIDLKTSDIAKFIRDVTVGKTAKVEKSDKLRGRIIVEGGAGTASRTTGLLGGILSFAVSEGIIDRNPVHGVKRPTDKKKRRRLTADEYKAIGKALTDASQAWQAVAFAKLLLLTGCRRGEIEKLKWSEVDLDGSALHLGDTKTGASVRPIGSPVVDLLKSLPCKDKAAYVLPGAHNEDQPYGGFPAALKRLLAAVKLEDVSAHTFRHSFASVAADLDYSDATIGALLGHAGTTITSRYTHRLDSVLIAVADKVAEEVSRQMGL, encoded by the coding sequence ATGGCAAAGCTGACAAAGGGTTATCTGGACGGTCTGGAAGCGCGGACGACGCCCTATTTCGTCTGGTGCTCGGAACTGCCTGGCTTCGGTGCACGCGTGTTCCCGAACGGTCGGAAGACGTTCTATGTTGACTACTATAATTCTGACGGCCAACGGAAAAGAATGTCCATCGGCCCCTTCGGCAAGCTGACGGTTGACGAGGCTCGGAAGCTCGCCCGGATCAATCTTGGAAATGCCCTTGCTGGTGAGGATCCGGCGACCGAGCGCAAGACCCGGCGCGGATCGATTACATTGTCTGAGCTTTGCGACAGGTACGTTGAAGCGGCGGACAAAGGGCTGATCATCGGGCGCAGCGGCCAGCCGAAAAAGCCTTCGACGCTCTACAGCGACAAGGGCAGGATCGATCAGCACATAAAGCCGTTGTTGGGCCGAAAGCTGGTGATCGATCTCAAAACCTCCGACATCGCAAAATTCATCCGCGACGTGACGGTCGGCAAGACGGCGAAGGTCGAGAAAAGCGACAAGCTGCGGGGTCGGATCATCGTCGAGGGCGGCGCGGGAACGGCCAGCCGCACTACCGGCCTGCTCGGCGGCATTCTGTCCTTTGCGGTATCCGAAGGGATCATCGATCGAAATCCGGTCCATGGCGTCAAACGACCCACCGACAAGAAGAAGCGGCGACGGCTGACTGCGGACGAATACAAGGCGATCGGCAAGGCGCTAACCGATGCATCGCAGGCGTGGCAGGCGGTGGCGTTCGCCAAGCTGCTGCTGCTGACCGGATGCCGGCGCGGCGAAATCGAAAAGCTGAAATGGTCGGAGGTCGATCTTGACGGCAGTGCACTGCACTTGGGCGACACGAAGACCGGGGCGTCAGTCAGGCCGATTGGAAGCCCGGTCGTTGACTTGCTCAAGAGCCTTCCCTGCAAGGACAAGGCCGCTTACGTTCTGCCCGGCGCGCACAATGAGGATCAACCCTACGGCGGGTTCCCTGCCGCTCTGAAGCGCCTGCTTGCGGCGGTCAAGCTGGAAGACGTTTCGGCCCATACGTTCCGGCATTCCTTCGCCTCGGTGGCGGCTGATCTCGACTACTCAGACGCCACCATAGGTGCACTGCTCGGCCATGCGGGAACGACGATCACCTCGCGCTACACCCACAGGCTGGATTCGGTGCTGATTGCCGTAGCGGATAAGGTTGCCGAGGAAGTCAGCCGCCAGATGGGGCTTTAA
- a CDS encoding DEAD/DEAH box helicase produces MQPRRLDMVRRQGVRDHRCWKEGSVKELILRPHQMHVEGQLREQLRSGASWIVLVAPTAFGKTETAIHLIRLSMQKGKRVWFLVDRVTLARQTSDRFHEYGIDHGVVQGANAENDRYAPEKNVQIMTIQTFERREFGEEPDLIFYDECHSQYQKTLERLKQYTRTKIIGLTATPFTAGMAEYWGGLVNGATVNRLLKDGFLAPLKIKACVSPDMTGAKKKFTGEYEDEEAASRGITIIGDVVQTWVQQTAKFFGGPAKTIVFSPSVRHGEELCRQFAEAGFNFQQISYLDSSDGTRDAKIEEFRKPNSSIHGLVSCAVLTKGFDVPDVLVGISCRPYRKSFSNHIQEMGRVMRTSPGKDFGLWLDHSGNCIAFAEETAWLYENGVDSLSDAQRRDSELREPVERIKRQHFCGDCGMQMEPASIVCQSCGWERPKRGEIQTVEGQLIDFEVSMKAAFQPRQGLRAACLKNPRGVWNAALSYCLSHTRKGDAAARKWAYGVWRGIYPDSQLPYGLYYASVDQVSLREDEWGLIEREVKRFREHSKRRSAA; encoded by the coding sequence TTGCAACCCCGCCGACTGGACATGGTTCGTCGGCAAGGCGTCCGAGATCATCGATGCTGGAAGGAGGGCAGCGTGAAAGAGCTTATCCTTCGCCCTCACCAGATGCACGTCGAAGGGCAGCTTCGTGAGCAACTGCGAAGCGGCGCGTCGTGGATCGTGCTCGTCGCTCCGACCGCCTTCGGGAAGACAGAGACCGCAATACACCTGATCCGACTTTCTATGCAGAAGGGCAAGCGCGTCTGGTTCCTTGTGGACCGCGTGACGCTCGCAAGGCAGACCAGCGACCGCTTCCACGAATACGGCATCGACCATGGCGTCGTGCAGGGAGCCAACGCCGAGAACGACCGGTATGCGCCGGAGAAGAACGTCCAGATCATGACGATCCAGACTTTCGAGCGCCGGGAGTTCGGTGAAGAGCCTGACCTGATCTTCTATGACGAGTGCCACAGCCAGTATCAGAAGACGCTGGAGCGCCTGAAGCAGTACACCCGAACCAAGATCATCGGCCTCACGGCGACCCCGTTCACTGCGGGAATGGCGGAATATTGGGGCGGTCTGGTCAACGGCGCGACCGTAAACCGACTTCTGAAGGATGGCTTTCTGGCGCCGTTGAAGATCAAGGCTTGCGTGTCTCCAGATATGACCGGGGCCAAGAAAAAATTCACTGGCGAGTATGAGGACGAGGAAGCAGCATCACGCGGCATCACCATCATTGGCGATGTGGTGCAGACATGGGTTCAACAGACGGCGAAATTCTTCGGCGGGCCGGCAAAGACAATCGTGTTCTCGCCATCCGTCCGTCACGGCGAAGAACTGTGCCGCCAGTTTGCCGAGGCCGGCTTCAACTTCCAGCAGATCAGCTACCTCGACAGTTCCGATGGAACCAGAGACGCCAAGATCGAAGAATTCCGGAAGCCCAACAGTTCCATTCACGGGCTCGTCTCATGCGCGGTTCTGACGAAAGGGTTCGATGTTCCTGATGTGCTGGTCGGCATCTCCTGCCGGCCGTATCGGAAATCGTTCTCGAACCACATTCAGGAAATGGGCCGCGTCATGCGGACTTCGCCGGGCAAGGATTTTGGCTTGTGGCTCGACCACTCCGGCAACTGCATTGCTTTTGCCGAGGAAACCGCGTGGCTCTATGAGAACGGTGTCGACAGCCTGTCCGATGCGCAGCGGCGTGACAGCGAATTGCGCGAACCGGTCGAGCGGATAAAGAGGCAGCACTTCTGCGGCGACTGCGGGATGCAGATGGAGCCGGCCTCCATCGTTTGCCAGTCATGCGGCTGGGAGCGGCCGAAGCGTGGTGAAATCCAGACCGTTGAAGGTCAGCTAATCGACTTCGAAGTCAGCATGAAGGCGGCGTTTCAGCCGCGGCAGGGCCTTCGTGCAGCGTGCCTTAAAAATCCGAGAGGCGTCTGGAACGCGGCGCTCAGCTACTGCCTTTCACATACGCGAAAGGGTGACGCGGCGGCTCGCAAATGGGCCTACGGCGTCTGGCGTGGGATCTACCCGGACTCACAACTGCCCTATGGGCTTTACTACGCTTCTGTCGATCAGGTGTCGCTTCGTGAAGACGAATGGGGCCTCATCGAACGTGAGGTGAAGCGCTTCCGCGAACATAGCAAGCGGAGGTCGGCGGCGTGA
- a CDS encoding response regulator yields MSGQIHILIVDDDPEIRSLLARYLGSQGFRVSAASNRAECEAQLSTSGPDLVVLDVLLPDGSGLDICRSMQERRPRTPVILLTALKEDVDRIIGLEIGADDYLGKPFNPRELVARIKAVLRRGGHDEQAVSETKTYSFGEYEVDPQLRSVVRQDGIAAELTGAEFDLLNVFLERPGRLLSRDQLLDLTQGRSRDPLDRSIDVLMSRLRRKLGENDSTPIFKTVRNGGYQLTVNVKVQTAPR; encoded by the coding sequence ATGAGCGGCCAGATTCATATCTTGATTGTAGATGATGACCCAGAAATAAGATCGCTGCTGGCACGTTATCTTGGCAGCCAGGGGTTTCGGGTGTCAGCTGCCTCCAACCGCGCCGAATGTGAAGCTCAGCTTTCCACGAGCGGGCCTGACCTGGTCGTGCTCGACGTTTTGCTGCCGGACGGCTCCGGGCTCGACATCTGCCGGAGTATGCAGGAACGTCGTCCTCGCACACCGGTGATCTTGCTCACCGCGCTCAAGGAAGACGTCGACCGCATCATCGGGCTGGAGATCGGCGCCGATGATTACCTCGGCAAACCGTTTAACCCACGCGAACTCGTAGCTCGCATCAAAGCGGTGCTACGTCGGGGCGGTCATGACGAGCAGGCAGTTTCAGAGACAAAAACCTACAGCTTCGGAGAGTACGAGGTTGACCCACAACTGCGCAGTGTCGTGCGCCAGGACGGTATTGCGGCGGAATTGACCGGGGCGGAGTTTGATCTTCTCAATGTGTTCCTCGAACGGCCCGGCCGCCTGTTGTCTCGCGATCAGTTACTGGACCTGACACAGGGGCGCAGCCGTGACCCGCTTGATCGCTCAATCGATGTTCTCATGAGCCGGCTAAGGCGAAAACTGGGCGAAAACGACTCCACTCCAATCTTCAAGACCGTACGAAACGGCGGATACCAGCTTACCGTAAACGTAAAGGTTCAAACCGCCCCACGATGA